The Daphnia pulex isolate KAP4 chromosome 7, ASM2113471v1 genome includes the window TTTGTCATAGCGACTGCacatcaggcttgttttattCAGtggtaataattttcttccGTTTCGTTGAGGATCTAGTTATCTTTTTTGtctcaattgaaagaaaaaaaacttgaaaaatccAAACTCTCAAATGAATTTGGGTGATTAGTAAAAAAACATCTAAAAGGATTTCCTCATTGCCCAACCAATATTGATTGCATTCATTTGCGTAAAAGCGCAAGTGTCACTGCCCTTGAGTTGTATGCTCATCTGCTAATTCAGTTGTCTTTCATTGTGGCGTGGCCCTGGCTGTCATTCTTGACAAAACTTGacgttttctcattttcgcTTTTGCATTTGTACGAAAAAGTCGTACGTGAAGAAGTAAACTGTCAACACCCGAGAGGTTTTGATGTTCCCTCTTGTTCTTGGTTGACATTTTCTTGGCGTATTACTTTTTAAACTTGAGTGAGGTACTCGTTTCAGTGATGAATTACTTTGAGTCGTTCCTAATAGACTCGATGGTTTATTGATATGTTGTTACCTTGGCAACATAACAGTACTATTGCATTTCGCAAAGAGGAGCTTACAAGCCCATATTAAATGGTCAAGGTCCGTGGGTCAAAGCAGTAATCCGTATTAGAGTCGGCCCAGAAATGGTCAAAAgcagtaaaataaaagttgtggCCGTTTCACCTTCTAACATTGTGACAAGCGACTACCTAACTAATGATTCGACagtattaaattttgattggtCTTTGAAGCCGATAACGACTTGGCTTCAAATTTTTGGCATTCAGCCACCGCTAATCTCCTCTGTTAACCGAAACAGTTGTTGCAATCGGTTTGTGGTACTCATTCCGATTGCAgtagttttctattttctgaaTGTTGGCTGCAATGGGTTTGCTCTAGGACAAATTAAATGGAATGCCACCAAGAAGAACTATAGTAGCAGTTCTACCAGGAACTGGAATTCAATCATTAACGAAATGAATTTTAGTTTACTGACTTTGGCGACACATTCCGCTCTTTTATTCTTCAGCTATTTCATGGCTTGGAAGGGTCTGACGGAAGTGCTCCGGCGATTGGAACAATGCCACCAATTTGACAGTGGCCATTATAAAAAATTCCGGAGAATCTGTACAGTTGGGTCTTGCTTCATGTTGATCGTAATCATTTATCTTTCGATTTCctaaattatttcttaaaattatttggaCTTGTATTTTATAGGAAATTGCCATTGAATTATTTGAGACACTTTATGGCCTTTTATCGTTCGACGCAAAGATATTACCAACCTTCCGTGTTATTTTATCCGGATTGAGGATGGTGTCACTCGTGTTCCCATTTCTTGGCACTATCCTGTTCTGTTGTCTGGGATGGATGGCTTCGATCATGTTACGAATCATGGCAGAGGAAATTGAATCGTCAATCATCAATCGCCCTGTTAATAACTCTAGATTGAATAATTGGGTCTTGATGTCTTTGGATGGATGGAGGCGCCGCTATTTCCTGATTGTCGAATTTGTGCAGCAAATCAACTGCCATTTcggttttattcttttggtcGTCACGGCATCAGAATTCGTTCGGATAACCAACACATCTTTCCAATTACTCGTTGAATTTCTAAATAACAGTTGGACATTGTCTAGCATGTCCACGATCTTGATTGCCTTTGACTTTATTAAAGAGACGGCCTGCTTCTGTATTTTGCTCTACGTACCTACTAAAATCCATGGAGAGGTAAATTGATGAAACTTATTGTTATGgtgaaaaacttgaaaaggtTATCAGTGGTTTTCCATATTAAGGCCAGTGACTTGGTCAAACGGTTGCGGATGATGGACTTTGACGATTACGGTCCCCGAACCCAGGTATTAGTGATAATTGGCATATTACACCATGTCAATTCGTATTAACGGGAATTTATTCACAGATGAAATTTCTAGTTGAAGAGATGACTCATTCGCTTCCGAGTATCGCACCGATGGGGTTAGTTCAAATAAATGTCCAACTCATTCCAACGGTATTGAACCAAATTAATCTCTCAATCTCATCGATAAAAAATcgctaattttaattttttcgatgtaaattctttcattcttttgtaTTAGCTGATTGGAACGACGTTGACATATTTGATTATCCTTTGCCAGTTTCACTCGTCAGAGACTGtctaataaaatttgaatacaaaaGGAAGACTACGTGGGAAAAATTCGATTATGAGTGGACTCGTACAGAAGCTTTTGATAAGAGGATTTCATTGCAAGACCGTTCACCGCAagtattttttgttggttttatgTATTTCTTTCGGACGTATACTTGCGAGCGTATCCGCCACATATACTTGGCGTTGCTTGTATAGGGAAGATCATAACCTACTCTAAACACGGCGGCTGCACCGAGTCACGTGATGATCgttatcattaaaaaaaaatcaaatcttttctttcggcaatttgatgatttttaaatgtctCGTTTTCCTACTActagatggcgtgaaagaatCAAGTTGTAAATCTCACCACTAGATGGCGAAGCCCCACATAAACGTCAGATTTTGTTTGCACCGAGATTCTCGTTTCGAAAATACCTCGAGGCCAAAATGTCTCGATGTTCAAAGAGTTTTTTTACGGGTAGGAGGAGGGAGGTGGTACGTGAACAGAGGGTGGCAGCTCAACAAGGTTTCCCCTATCTCTGTTGGTGAGGGGGGGTTTCGGTGTGTCGCTGGCGTCGTCACTACGAGTCGGGACGTTGATTGGAGTGGACGGTGCGCGCGTCTCGAGAGTCGGCgtccaaagaaaagaagaatcaacACACGACGACCAACTCGAAAAacgaatcaatcaaaaaccCTAAGAGATAATTAAGAGACttgatttcgtttgttttctctcaACTGGCCCAGTGCTTTTCAATTGTGTCAgtttgttgtgtgtctgtgtcgaGTTTTCCGTGTGTCTAATCAATTGAATAAGTGATTTGAAATCGTGAAGAAATCATGTGGAATGTTCCAGTGCCTGCCtagcccacacacacactctgacGTACACACCTTgttgattacacacacactaaaTAGCCTCAGAGACCATTGACCGTGCGCTGCAGCTAATAATCACCAAGGTAAcgaaacttttctcttttctgctGGTGTGTCTGCAATCAGTTGACTGAATTTCAACAGctattgatgatgatgtgtaTTGATATTGACTGGTAGCACAGTAGAGCGAATGAAAGTGTGAAGGAGGAATGTTCTGATAATTGTACATTGCCCGTGGTGGGATTGTAGTTCGTTAGTGAACTGCTGTACTAAACAcaacgagaaagagagaaaaggttttttgAAAGGGAACACACAAAGGCCCTAGAGGCAAGGTCGTCCCCTTGGGCGAGTAACTCGATTCGATTAATCGATTGCTTatcttttctctcgtttgGTCGATATAATAACATTCCACCTCCATGTGTCTTATCTGTCGCTCTAATCagcttttcgttttttcataAATCTCGTTACACAGTCCAAATGATGAAATATGATGGATggtctatttttccttttgttttattttaaataccgGACATCCTGTCTCTTGTGTGTCATCCTTTTCCActctaattcttcttcttccttttttctgattattatttctggcgttgattacaattttttgttgttttttaagcGACACCTGGCGCCCAAAAAAATACTCTGCCCATTTGATATCCCACCCCTCTCTTGTTTGAAAGTTATTCGATCCGGAACTAATTCGTTTTTGTCGACTTCCGGTGACTGGCCAACATTTTTGTTCGTTGGTCGCCTGAATGGGACAAACACGAGgagtagaaaaaagggaaaattgttTGTTCCTTCGTTCCGCTTTGACGATTtttacttcattttcttcccttttattttatttcaatccaCGGCTGAGAGATGTGTGTGATTCAAAGTAAACATTCCGGCCGGATTTTGtggaattttgttgtttgattggaGGAATGTAACTGGTGAGGCCCAGTTATATTTTTGCCTGGCCAGAAAAGTTGGTCGGTCGATGAtgcgattgttgttgttgttgttggctggatGAATCCGCTGGTTGGTAGAGAGAGATAGACGTGGCTGACGAACGGTGATTTGAACGAACGCGGTCTGCTCCGTTGTTCCCGGGagcgttttcttcttcttctagccAGTCAGCCGTGGGTTGGGGAAGGATGGAACGTGTTGTTTGCGTGCGTGTCTTGAGAGAAAAAGGGTCGATGTCCTCCACTAACCTgcacttcttttctttcttctcctaaCATCTTCCAACACAAACGGCACAGGTGTGTGTGAACCAAAGGCACCTGCGCTCCTTCTCCCGCATCACCCAAAATGCGCATTGctgttgttgacttgttgttgTGCCGCAATTATTTACCCCCCGACCGTTTGTCTTTTTCATCAGCCGTGGGGCGAGAGtcaatcaaacaatttcatcACTTTGCCCAATTCTGCAACTACGGACACTGACTGTTGACTCAAGTCCCGTACTACCACCAAAGTCAGTGGCCAGGAGAGACGAGGGGGatcaagttgttgttggagcTAATCATTTGCCAGCGGTTGGTGGCCACCACCGCGGCCGTGTGGTTTTCGGTTCTTGTGGTTTCCAAcgatcaaataataataataaaaatgggtttgaggggggagaaaaaataagaaaaagaattccaagGGTTTAATTCTGTGTGTGTTAAGGTGAACGATCTCTCTCTCCGGCTGGATTGGTTAACTGTTTTTATAGAATTCCGGTACGGCGGCTTTGGCCTTATAGACGATATTTGATATCGTCGTTAGTAAATTACCGGAGCAGGACAACACACGAACGAACCAACGGAGATAAAAATCAtatttcttctattctttgGTTAAAAGACGACATAGAAAAAGTGGAGCaacgaaaaaatcaaacacacaaagtgttttgtgtgtttggaGTTGTTTCCCCCCGCAGCTCGTCGGCCGCATTCctgacgagaagaaaaaagataatggcgagaaagatatttttttgatgGTGGTGGGGGTTATTATCTGCTTTGCCGTGCGCGATGACGTTACATGTGCCATTAAGTCGCTTATAATTGACTCTGCGCTGTGCAAAGGAGATTGGAGGCCATTGTGGGAAAACATTGGCAGGagtggaaatttaaaaaaaacattgtttcCAAGGCAACCGAGAAGACGACGGTCGTTAAGATCGCATCATCACACCTCACAGTCTCTGagccaacaacttttttcgaGTGGTGGGGGAGAGTCCCGTTTTTCTCGTCTAATTTTAGCCATCCCTCACCCTTCACCGGTGTCAGTGACGTCAGTCAAAACTTTCAAGTTCTATTTTTCTtagaagtaaataaataagagatGGAAAGATTTTCTTCCGGAAATGTTCATCCGGTTTTGTACGTCAAATGTAGggggaggaaagagagagaaaaagttgtgatgGTTTGTTTATAATATCGGGCGCTTCTGTAATGGAATTAGCCATTCAAAATGGCCGTTCTTGTAACTGGGCGAGAGGGTGTAGTAGATGTtgtgatatatatttttagaaaggtTTCCCTCTCCTGCCACCCCTCTGCTGCTACTCCTTGTGCTCCTGCTTTTACTTTGAAGAGGAGCAGACGACGACCTCTTTTGGAAAACCGGTCGGATTATTATAATaacacggcagcagcagcccccacCGAATGGAATGCCAGTAGCAGCCGGGgccccgaaaaaaataaagtccaaCTGTGGAAAAACTCCTCTTGAGTTACAGACAAGGAGCCCACAAAGAGGAGGAACTTTTCTTCTGGTTTCTGTCAggatttttcgtttccttttcttgacGGTCGGAGATCGATgattgtctttctttcttcttttttatttctttgtgtgtCAGTTTTTACACAAACAGACGGACACACGCGCGTCGTGGATTGTTCAAGGGGCTAATCTTATTGGGGTGACTCTTTTTTGCTTGTCGCATTTGACCGTTTTGTGGGTTCTCCTTTTTGCAACGGAGTAAAATCACAACTATCCGCATTCCGCCGGCTCTTTCAATcaaaccgaaaaataaaataaaaagtttctatttattttctggtggggaaaatagaaaaatatgagAGAAGCGCCTCTGGCGGCGTGACACGGGCTGCGGTGGGAAAAAGGTGAGGCTCCACGACGACCTTCACAGATATCTTCCgatcgtcttttgttttcttcttgtgattCATTTTTCCCGAATTTTTCCTAGTCGGCGGTGCCAAATGTGCACGcctcgtcttcgtcgtcgggTGTCGTCATTTTCAATCCCGAAAAAGGTTTCGTCGATGTGTCACGGGCCGCATGACAttggcattttcttctttcctttgtgGGCACCAcccgtttcttcttttatttctctccagCTGGCAAGTGAAGGGGTTTGTTGGCCATCTAGCGGGCAACTTttcatttcccaaaaaaagagttgaagaaaaagaagaaaatgccgACACGACACGACTGCCGTGATATTTGAGATGAAATTGGCCGGTGGACGGTGGCGCCAGGTGGCTGAAACCCAATGGCTGCGCttaattctctttctttctttcttcttttggcacaGGTAAAactcgagaaaaagaaagaagaaaaggtgatGACGACTAGGAGAGAGGAATGTTCCACAACAACATGGCCGGTGTACTGGAGAGAAgggccttttcttttctcaatggAACTCGATCCGGCCCTTTTTGTCTCTTCATTTTCGCCAGAATCTTGTCCTTGTTGTTGGATGCAACGGGGggtagttgttgttggtgctgGCCACAGTTTCGAATGTCGCAGAGTAACCCGATactgtttttttcctctttaaaACTCTGCGGggaaaattgaatattgatgAGATGATGGACCAATTATTAcccgacaaaaaaatgaaaagtccaacatttttagaaaatcaaGCGGACAATGAACTGGGCCGGCTGTGAATGTTTTCCTTGCGGAACGGATGAATAGCCAAAAATaaatctcttcttctattcttttgttgttgaagtgAGAAACAAAATTCCCTTTCACCGATTTGTCGGTTTTTCGTGAGAAATTTCGGTGGTGCGGGACTCATCCGCACACACTTCTTTGTGCCGCAGCAATGGCGGccaaagcagaaaaaaacagttttgtgtttttctggGCCACTGTTAATCAAAATTGAGAAGGAATGGAAGTCAGGAATGACGAACGGGATATGCTAAGCTGCAGGCGATACATTTCTCCGTTCATTCTTGGTCGTGTCACATCTGTTTTCTCATTCACTCTAAatattcatctttttctttctttctttatgcGTTTATTTTTCAGGTGGAAAACAGGTTTGCCCGTCGATGAGTTTCCAACGGCGGCCCAGATAATCAAACAACCCAGCCAACAACCCCCCCTccgccaacaacaactcaaTTCTTCCCaaaactgttgttgtttgttgttcctGTCCATGCGTGATTGACGTCCACCCGTGGgaccctctttttttttggaaatcaaGAAATTCCCGAGATGCCTGGAACGCTGGACGAGGTCAACTGTTGCGTGTCTCCCACGCCAACGGGTTCTTCCGGTCTGTCGTCGCCTCCTCCGCCCGCCTCGTCCCTATCGCCCCAGCACCTCCAGTCTCACCAGGACTCGCTCAACAATTCGCAATCGTCGCGCGAGTTCAAAGATTACAACGGCATCCGCAGCTGGGGATCGCGCAACAACAATTCGCGATCCAGCAGCGCCCTGGACAGGCATAGCGAATCCAGCGAGAGTCTCGACAATCATTCGACCTGCAGCGCCAATGGCGGCCGACAGGTACATTTCCACACAGTCAAATCTAATTTAATTGGTGGAAGAAgaatgtttatatttttttttttaaattccggccggaattaAAAGATGCAGGATTTCATTGGTTCGTCCGAGTACATTCCGACCCGTTCGACCAAAACCGCGCCCAAAGTGGCCTACAATCCCATGCAGTTTGTCAAGACTGGGCCGACCAAATTGGCCAAAACGGCCCAGGAGCAGCTCAAGAAAGCGGAAGAAGTCAAAAAGGTCCGCGAGACGAAAAAGGACGACGCCGAGGATTGGCAATcggtaaattcattttttttccaaattcatttaaatagtttattaatttatatttccGGATTTGATAGAATTTGGAAGGATGGAAGTCGAGTCGGCGGAAGCGACAGGAGCACGTAATTGAGCGAGTCACCGAAGTCAAGCGGATGGAACAAGAGGAAGCGCTAAAAGCCTCTGAAGCTGCCACCAAACGGCTCATCAATATCCGGtagaattcaaaattcaattttaaatgaaattaaaattaaaatttcaattttttaaaaaagggagaaacgtGGGAAATTGTCGGCGTTGTATTCGGTGGAGGACAACGACGAGATTGAATTCCTTTCGAATTCAGACGAATGTGGAACGACGACGGTGGCATCCGGCGATCCGGTTGATTCTTCGCCCGACTCGTCCGTCTTCAACGGAGACACCAGtcaggtatttttattttaaattcacctttaatttattcacgaaattttctttcaatttattgCGCAACAACCGCCGTCACCACACTGAAATGTGATTGTTGTCTGCCTGTGTGTGGCTTTGCGGTTTTCCGGTGAGagattcatttgattttttcttcttttcaactcGGTTGCGATCCATTTCCCATGAGCGCAGAATTCGGCAACCGAACAGGCGGCGTCGATCACGAACACGGTAACGACGACGCCCAGTGACCTGGGATCGCATCAGGGTGATGAGTACACGTACGAGAAATCCATCGAAGATTACGTCAAATTCTCCACTTCGGCTCTGtcgaaacaacaacaggaaacGAGGAGCACCAGCAGTCGAACAACATGGACGAAATCGTCCAGGTGAGTTTCTTTTCCCAGTCAGGCCGGGCCGGGCCATAAAGGGCAGGTCGTAAAAACCGCAGCAACGAGTCGAGTTCTTCTCCACTTTACGACTGCCattcgggttgttgttgttgttatctgCTTGTGGCCGTCGtcttatcaaatcaaaagcaCTCACTCATCCTCCTCCTATTCTTAACTTTAATCGTGTTTGTTCCTTTTTGGCTTATGGCAGGATGGAGCAGGAGGAGCAGAGGGTGGAGGTCGTCGTGAAACGACAGGAGGCCACCAAGGTGGACCAACAGCCCCCCCAGGCGTCCGACAGGAATAATAAACCCACCGGTAAATATTTGGCTGGCACAACCAAcgcccatttttattttatgctaatcAACCATGCAGCAAATATTGACCTTTTTCGGGCAGATAACGCCGCCGCCGATTTGGTCATGGTGAAGCGACGCTCCGTTTTCGAACGGGACCATTTCACCACGGCGCCGGATGTGGATAAGGCCAGCATTACGGCCGCCAATCGTCGATCGGGTGAATTCTCGTCCACCTTCAAGAACCGATTGTCCACTTTCGAGTCGACGgaagcggctgctgctgccgctgtcAAAACAGACGCCGTTGTGGCGCCACCGCCGAGTCGGGTGACGCCGGATCGAGATCCGCATTTCAAGAACAAATTGGCCAATTTCCATAAAGTGGAAGAAACTGCCGCCACCGCTCCGGCCAGTCATGCCCTTCCGCCTCCACCCGCTGAGGCCGATGAGACCCACACCAACAAACCCAATTTCAAAGCCAAATTGGCCGCATTCCGCCAGGTGGAAGAAAAGGCCAAATCAGCCCCGCCGCcaccaacgacgacgacgatggcggCTGTCAAAATGAACAACAAACCGGCCGTTGCGGCTAATAAACCCGTGATTCCGGCAGTCAAACCACCGTCTATACTCCGCACTGCCCAGGTGCCTCAACAACAGAAAGCCAAGAGCATCGAACCCATCCAGCCGGAACCGATTTACGCCAATTCATCGGTTGCCATGGccggatcttcttcttcctccacttCCGGACATCAACGAGTGGTGGTGGATGCCCAACCGTCTTACCCTTCGTCAGGTCCGCCTGCGGGTGCCGGCGATGCGGAATCTTATTCCGACTGCACGGAAGACGAAGGCATCCGCTCCTTGTCGCCCCACGGCACTCCGTCACCCACGTCGCCCACACCCAATGGAATGGAACCGCCTGAGCCTTTGCCTCCGCCTCTTCCGTCTCATCCGCCCATCGGCTATTCTCCCTACAGCTTCCAgaatcagcagcaacaacggTATCAAATCCATGGATAAATTTCATAATTCCGTTTGATTGTGTTAAAATGTTGAATCTGAATTTCTAGTGAACCGGAACCTGTTGCCGGAATTGCCGACTCTCCATCGCCCAGTTCGCCTCAATTGGCTTGGCCTGCAGGCAATGCGGAGGTACAGTTTGAAATCTCCTGAAATACAGGGAGGTTATATAGCATGTCGGCAGTGGGTAGAGCCGCTagtctttttcatttaattttcttatttagttttggccaaatttttttttgtttttttcctctcccaCGTCTTCACTTTTTTTGGGGTGACTCTTCCGGGGCTCTTGGAGCGGAAATTCCCTTTCCTAATTTTCCagcacctcctcctcctctgttttttccttccctatccttaaaattttttagtcaagataattttttgtttgtttattttatttgagtttttcatttaatttctttttttgtttttatttcgatttttcctttcccccccccctctcacCTGGTATCCGGCCTTTTTCCTTCCCTCCCACCCTACCccgtttgtgttgttgttgttgtttgggggtcgggttgttgttgttgtgggtgAAGGCTGTTGTATGGGACGATTGGGTGGTAGACTTGGGGTCGGCGGTTCAGAACGCGGCTCCTCCTTCCGAGAaaccccctcctccccccatCTCGAATCCTCCGACTGAGACTCCGATTGTTGTCCATCATCAATCGACTTCGACTACTTCCACTACTCCTTCCACTACTACTTGCCATTCTGCTACTACTTGTGCGAAACTCACTTCCGGCCATCCACAGGTAATCCAGTCATCAcatttttagacttttttcttttcttctttctctttgaaacaaacaaaaaacggggAGGGAACCGACCACAcatggacaaaaaaaatatcattttttttaatttttcttattcaggGGGAGTTGTCTTTCCCacccttttattatttttttgttgtagatttgtgaatatttttttcctggttgTGTGTTTCCAActtcctattattattttatcgaTTTTATAATTGaccctttcatttttttgcctGTTAGTTTTATTAGAATTTCACGGTCGATTTCactttggccatttttttgttgttgtttctttttgggggttttgcGGCTTTTTCTCTgatagtttttagtttttcccaccacacacaattttttaaaatgtttggttGCCTTTTTATTCTCGCGGTTCGTTGCACTTTTTGTGTTTGGTAGAATTCGATGCCGGAcaatgtccttttttatttagtacCGCCATTCATTTCTAATTCTAAActaaaagttgttttctaaTTCGATTGTCTTTCGCAAAACAATGGACAAACACCCACCGACACATTTGTGTAGCTCCGCCGCAATGAAAAGACGATGGAACCCGCCGGATTGCGACAGGAATTGCGCAAAAGGCGATCGGATTTCCTTGGATTCGACGTCAACGCCATGGAGGAcggtaattgaattttaattgaatttaaattgaaaaaaaattgaattttcggATTGAATTTTTAGATGCCAAGGAACTGGCGGATGCGATCCCTCCACCGCCCGATTTGAAGACGCTCCTGCGCAACTCGTCGACGGATTACAGGGCGTCCGAGTTTGGCCTGGCCGAATGGCAACCGCCGTCGCCTCCGCACGAGGAGGAGCTGGCCCGCAAGGAGCGCGAGATCATCGAAACGctggaaaaggaagaaaacgaaCGGACCGTTCGTTCAGCATCCGCCGGATTGCACAACAGGAGCCAAGACGAGCACGGAATCGAGTACGAAATGACGGCCGAGATTGACCAATTGGCTCGCGAGTGGCAGACGGGCTCCAGCATCCGCAGAGCGTCTACCAAATTCCAGCCGCACCAGCAGGAGTCGCTCATCCGCCCGGAAGGAGAAGTGAAACAGCAACTCCACGTCGAAGTCAACCACCGACAACCACATTTGCCAGcaccgcaacaacagcaacaacaccaacagcaGTCGATATTGGTGTCGCCTTCGTtatcttcgtcgtcgtcatccgcTGGCGCCGTCAAGCAAGTCTCTCCCCAGCCAATCCATCCGCAACAGTCGCAACTGTCGCCCCCCAAACCGTCACGACTCAGTGCGGCTCCTAAGCCGAAACTGCACGACGGTGAGGCCTGGATGGCCAAGCGTAAAGTGGCGTCCGAGGGCGGCGTTGCCGGAGCAACAGCAACGGCCGGAGCTGGAGCTGCTGCCGGACGTAAGGATATGAAAGACGTTTCGCGTCATTGGCTCATCCAGGAGGCGGAACAGAGGCGCATTGATGCCATGCAGGAGCGACAACGCAACTATTCGCCATTGTCGTCCTCGTCTTCCCTGCAATTAACTCCGCCCGTACGTCCGATGGCCCATCCGGCCACCACGCAGAGCCCGCCGGCTCCTTCCGCCGTCCAGCCGTCGtccatcaacaacaatttgATGGCGGGGACGGCCGACGGAAGTCACTGGATGTCACGTTCGTCATCTTCGACTTCGATGGATAAAATGTCGGAATTGCGGCTGCTGGGCCCCAACAGCAAAGGCGGAATGGATCACTCGTTCCGCTCGACGTCCAGTCTCGGCTCCTCGCCCACTCCTCGTCCGCTCTACGCCAATCAGGAGGAGATTTTGGAGTACGCGGATTTCACGGGAGCTCCGCACACGGCCCCACCCGTCTGGCAGGTCCGCTCTCTTGTGTCTTCCGGTTCGATGGATCAGCTGCAGAGCatccatcaccatcaccaccaccacctcggTAGCATCCAGTCGCCGCCGTCCAGGCCGGCCAAGAGCCAGTCGCAAACGCTTCCGTCggcttcttcctcttccgccATGCAGCAATTCAGCGGCAACGCCGCCCAGACCCAACCGTCGTGGAGGTCCACTCATCCGCCCGGTGAGACGGACAAGGAACCCATCGCCCCACTTCCGCATTCGGTACGTCATTTTGGGTCCAATTTGTTATTTGtcgattgatttttaattcatttaataaaatcaGGTGATTACGACATTGACGCAGCGGATGACGCagaggagcaacaacaacaacaacaatgccAATTACGGGGACTATATGAACGTGCAGGAAGCGACAGttgctcaacaacaacaacagcagt containing:
- the LOC124198486 gene encoding uncharacterized protein LOC124198486 translates to MVKSSKIKVVAVSPSNIVTSDYLTNDSTVLNFDWSLKPITTWLQIFGIQPPLISSVNRNSCCNRFVVLIPIAVVFYFLNVGCNGFALGQIKWNATKKNYSSSSTRNWNSIINEMNFSLLTLATHSALLFFSYFMAWKGLTEVLRRLEQCHQFDSGHYKKFRRICTVGSCFMLIEIAIELFETLYGLLSFDAKILPTFRVILSGLRMVSLVFPFLGTILFCCLGWMASIMLRIMAEEIESSIINRPVNNSRLNNWVLMSLDGWRRRYFLIVEFVQQINCHFGFILLVVTASEFVRITNTSFQLLVEFLNNSWTLSSMSTILIAFDFIKETACFCILLYVPTKIHGEASDLVKRLRMMDFDDYGPRTQMKFLVEEMTHSLPSIAPMGLVQINVQLIPTLIGTTLTYLIILCQFHSSETV